A region from the Palaemon carinicauda isolate YSFRI2023 chromosome 16, ASM3689809v2, whole genome shotgun sequence genome encodes:
- the LOC137655112 gene encoding uncharacterized protein has translation MERRNLQWRDLLKAAIFFSVVITLCNGHGRLYEPPSRASAWRFGFNTPRDYNDNEGFCGGFSHQYETQDGKCGICGDPWDQSPRAHEVGGIFATGLVVRHYLEGQVLNITVLITANHLGHFEARICPDPEIEANQECLDKHRLSLADGSGNEYKISSEIGLYTMMVQLPPGLTCQHCVLQWRYETGNNWGRCSDGTSGLGCGPQEEFRACADISIRPNSSLRSPQLIDVAENSIEVGKGEEVLPLPRDPLSRNLQCKGTGAWTSLLGAAKWCMTNCNSPPFFCPKSLCVCS, from the exons ATGGAAAG GAGAAATCTGCAGTGGCGTGATTTGTTAAAAGCAGCTATTTTCTTTTCTGTG GTGATAACTCTGTGCAATGGCCATGGCCGATTATATGAACCTCCTTCAAGGGCCTCAGCATGGAGGTTTGGTTTTAATACACCTCGGGATTACAATGACAACGAAGGATTCTGTGGGGGATTTAGC CACCAGTATGAAACCCAGGATGGGAAGTGTGGGATCTGTGGGGATCCCTGGGACCAGTCCCCACGCGCCCATGAAGTGGGAGGGATTTTTGCCACAGGACTCGTCGTCAGACATTACCTGGAAGGACAGGTGCTCAACATCACGGTTCTTATCACAGCTAACCATCTGGGACATTTTGAAGCGAGGATATGTCCCGACCCGGAAATTGAAGCTAACCAGGAGTGCCTTGACAA ACACCGTCTAAGTCTAGCTGATGGATCTgggaatgaatacaaaatctccTCGGAAATTGGTCTTTACACAATGATGGTTCAACTTCCGCCTGGACTTACCTGTCAGCATTGTGTTTTACAG TGGAGATATGAGACAGGCAATAACTGGGGAAGGTGTTCTGACGGTACGTCTGGGTTAGGCTGTGGACCTCAGGAGGAATTTCGCGCATGCGCTGATATCAGTATCAGGCCTAATTCAAGTCTAAG GTCTCCACAATTAATCGATGTAGCTGAAAACTCAATTGAAGTCGGCAAAGGTGAAGAGGTTCTTCCTTTGCCCCGGGATCCACTTTCCAGGAATTTGCAATGCAAAGGCACCGGTGCATGGACCAGCCTCCTGGGAGCAGCTAAATGGTGCATGACGAATTGCAATTCGCCTCCATTTTTCTGCCCAAAATCACTTTGTGTCTGTTCTTAA